A stretch of Mobula birostris isolate sMobBir1 chromosome 2, sMobBir1.hap1, whole genome shotgun sequence DNA encodes these proteins:
- the rbm12 gene encoding RNA-binding protein 12, producing MAVVIRLQGLPIVAGTMDIRHFFSGLTIPDGGVHIVGGELGEAFIVFSTDEDARLGMMRGGGTIKGSKVSLLLSSKTEMQNMIELSRRRFETGNVDMTPVGSSRPGPPSNTSLSGRGNLPTTMANLNTPTMVTTTSSLHEGLSSKNVPTFSAASVGSTPSSLNPTFSSPGFTMGSTMTSSMPPLNTMNSVPPLPPLPPLPTMPSLPPMPSIPPIGILPTLPPVPPLPPIAPLAPIPPMPPIPPIPSLPPMPMNAGSTLPLGSSGPSGMNGSGSALGISSSIGSMYMGPLGSLNPLHPLNSHSSLSKGPPPINPDDLYVHVNGMPFTTMESDVRDFFHGLRIDAVHMMKDHLGRNNRDAMVKFYGPSDTFEALKRHGKMMMGQRFANVFPATERQWLNATAGFNVPKSMGPPPSLGLYGQNLPPFHTSRSESPSRRERSRSRSPHEKEYCVYLKGLPYEAENKHIMEFFNKLEVIEDSIYIAYGPNGRATGEGFVEFKNPTDYQAALCRHKQYMGNRFIQVHPITKKAMLEKLEIISKRTHSFVQSEQKREVTVKSEEACGSPKVYGHIWNIPYNVTKGDMFQFLEGIGLAENGVQILVDCNGQGLGQALVHFLNEEEAQKAERLHRKKLNGRNAFLQLITLEQKQEMETNPPFQTKGQKGTSQGSLDTPFLPSVGGEKMFSPSGSSANLNGPAPPFNPVSSFSGSSTLFGPGSVPTSGVSGSTGDGPVGGTTFGGSSTSNFPTPGVEPTFGSGPLSTNSPTVVKVQNLPFKVSVDEIVDFFYGYRVIPDSVCLQFNEQGMPTGEAMVAFESCDEAMSAVVDLSDRPMGSRKVKLVLG from the coding sequence ATGGCCGTGGTCATCCGCTTGCAGGGTCTCCCCATTGTGGCGGGGACAATGGATATCCGCCATTTCTTCTCTGGATTAACCATTCCTGATGGTGGCGTACATATTGTAGGTGGTGAACTTGGTGAGGCTTTCATCGTTTTCTCCACAGATGAAGATGCGCGGCTTGGTATGATGCGTGGTGGGGGCACAATTAAAGGATCCAAAGTGTCACTTCTACTGAGTAGTAAAACTGAAATGCAAAATATGATTGAGCTCAGTCGTAGGCGTTTTGAAACTGGTAATGTGGATATGACCCCAGTGGGCTCCAGCCGGCCAGGGCCACCTAGTAATACTAGTCTGAGTGGAAGGGGTAATTTGCCCACAACTATGGCTAATCTAAACACTCCCACCATGGTTACCACCACTTCCTCATTACATGAGGGCTTGAGCAGTAAGAATGTGCCGACATTTTCTGCTGCCAGTGTTGGAAGTACACCCTCAAGTCTCAATCCCACTTTCAGTAGCCCTGGGTTTACTATGGGATCAACCATGACGAGCAGTATGCCACCGTTGAATACTATGAACTCTGTACCCCCTCTGCCACCACTTCCTCCTTTACCTACAATGCCATCACTACCACCTATGCCTTCAATTCCTCCAATTGGTATTTTGCCAACACTGCCACCAGTGCCTCCCCTTCCTCCCATAGCGCCTCTTGCTCCTATCCCCCCCATGCCACCTATACCCCCTATACCAAGCTTGCCACCTATGCCTATGAATGCAGGTAGCACTCTCCCTTTAGGAAGCTCTGGACCCAGTGGAAtgaatggctctgggtctgctcTGGGCATCAGTAGTAGTATAGGTTCCATGTATATGGGTCCTTTGGGTTCCTTGAACCCCCTTCACCCCTTGAACTCCCATAGTTCGTTGAGTAAAGGACCACCACCCATCAATCCAGATGACTTGTATGTCCATGTCAATGGAATGCCATTCACTACAATGGAATCGGATGTGAGAGATTTTTTTCATGGACTTCGAATTGATGCAGTGCACATGATGAAAGACCATTTAGGACGCAATAACAGAGATGCAATGGTGAAATTTTATGGCCCCTCGGACACTTTTGAAGCTCTGAAACGACACGGAAAAATGATGATGGGTCAGCGATTTGCCAATGTCTTCCCTGCAACAGAGAGACAATGGTTGAATGCTACTGCTGGCTTCAATGTACCCAAAAGCATGGGCCCTCCACCAAGCCTAGGGCTTTATGGACAAAACCTGCCACCATTTCACACATCGCGGTCTGAATCTCCAAGCCGACGTGAGCGATCCCGGTCACGTTCTCCTCATGAGAAGGAATACTGTGTCTATTTAAAAGGTTTACCATATGAAGCTGAGAACAAGCACATCATGGAATTCTTCAATAAGCTGGAGGTCATAGAGGATAGCATCTACATAGCTTATGGACCTAATGGAAGAGCAACTGGTGAAGGGTTTGTGGAGTTTAAAAATCCCACTGATTATCAAGCAGCATTGTGTCGTCATAAGCAGTACATGGGTAATCgtttcatccaggtgcaccctattaccaaaaaggcaatgttagaAAAGCTGGAAATTATTTCAAAAAGAACACACAGTTTTGTGCAGAGTGAGCAAAAGAGAGAAGTAACAGTGAAATCAGAGGAAGCATGTGGTTCACCAAAAGTATATGGCCACATATGGAATATACCATATAATGTAACCAAAGGTGACATGTTTCAGTTTCTGGAGGGTATTGGACTTGCAGAAAATGGTGTCCAGATTCTTGTTGATTGTAATGGTCAAGGACTGGGGCAAGCACTTGTGCATTTCTTAAATGAGGAAGAAGCACAGAAAGCTGAACGACTGCATCGCAAGAAACTAAATGGACGCAATGCATTTCTCCAACTAATCACTCTTGAGCAAAAGCAAGAAATGGAGACAAATCCACCATTTCAAACCAAAGGTCAGAAGGGTACAAGCCAAGGGAGTCTCGATACTCCTTTCCTCCCAAGTGTTGGGGGAGAGAAAATGTTTTCTCCTAGTGGTAGTTCAGCTAATCTTAATGgccctgcaccaccattcaacccTGTGAGTTCATTTAGTGGATCAAGCACCCTATTTGGTCCTGGATCAGTTCCTACATCTGGGGTGAGTGGAAGTACTGGTGATGGTCCAGTGGGGGGAACTACATTTGGAGGCAGCAGTACAAGTAATTTTCCTACGCCAGGGGTTGAGCCGACATTTGGAAGTGGTCCGTTAAGCACCAATAGTCCAACAGTTGTTAAAGTTCAGAATTTGCCCTTTAAAGTGTCTGTGGATGAAATAGTGGATTTCTTCTATGGCTACCGTGTTATTCCAGACTCTGTGTGCCTGCAGTTCAATGAACAAGGCATGCCTACAGGTGAAGCAATGGTTGCTTTTGAGTCCTGTGATGAAGCAATGTCAGCAGTTGTTGATCTCAGTGATAGACCAATGGGCTCACGGAAGGTTAAACTAGTCTTGGGATAA